The DNA segment CCTCGTGAGACATCATGTTAAGTCTTAAATTcgaatattttaaaataacaaatataattaatatGTAATTTTAGCATATTTTGCGAATAGAATGCCTTTTGAGGCCGTGTGGTTTCAATGCCGAGCACTTGTGAGCATTACCTGTTTGATTAAAAGCCTCTGAGAATCTAATACCAACATCATACACCAACTATGCCCTGTCCAACCCCCatatccctcttcttcctcctccggcaCCACCGCAcgtcctccctcctcctcttgcTCTCTCCCCGCTCCACTTCCACCCTCGCCCACAACCGTCATCCgtgtcctccctcctcctcctccgacgtCGATCTCCTCCGAAAACAGGAAGAGCAGCGGCAAGCTCTCCAGAACCCGTATGATCTGATGAAGGAAGATCCCATTCAGGTGTGCTCCGACCTATGGGTGCGCTGCTTTGGCCGTCCCGCCGACGCCCCGCCGCTTCCTAACCTCACCGGATTCCTCAAAAAGTTCGACCTCTGGGTCCTCGCCTACCAGCGCGCCTGCGCCCACCACACCGGCTCCTTCCCCCCTCGGGGTGCCATCCACCTCCCCCACCTCCGCTCCCTCCTCGCTCTCCAGGTCTCCGTCCTCGCCTCCCCCCGCCGCCCCCACCCCTGGGGCGCCTCCacccacctcctcctccgctcCCCCGTCGACCCACCTTCCACCCGCCCGATCTCCCGCCGCAAGTTTCAGGCCCTCCTCGACGCCGCCCCGCCCCCCTTCCAGGACCGCGTACTCCAGGAGCTCTTGCTCCTTCTCCTCGAGCCTGCGTTTGAGCCCCGCTTCTCCCCCAAGTCCCACGCCTTCCGCCCCGGCCGCAGCCCCCACACTGTCCTCCGCACATTACGCTCCCACTTCGCCGGCTACCTATGGTTCCTCAAAGCCGACCTTTCCAGCGTTGCGGACGGCCTCGGAACTGATGTCATCCTGCGCTGCGTCGAGAGGGGCGTGTCGGACCGCAAAGTCCTCAGCTTGATTAAATCTGCGCTGAGGACGCCCGTCAAGGCAGGGTCTCTGCCACGGGATCAGGAAGTGGACCGGTTGACCAAGAAGCGGATGAAGCGGAAGATGCtgaggaagagaaggaagaagaaggttcTGAACGAGAATGAACCTAAACCGGACCCTTACTGGTTGCGCACGTTCTTCGGTTTCGCTCCACGGGAAGCCACCTGGGTTCCAAATTACGGCCACTGCGGGATCCTGAGCCCTCTGCTTGCTAATATCTGTCTTAGTGAACTGGACTACTGGATGGAAGAGAGGATCGCTAAATATTTCCGTGCATCCAAGCTCGACTCCATTTGGAAGGAGTCTATCAACGATGGTTCTCATAACCCCGCCTGGCCTGAATTTGTTCCGTCGAGTGGGAATGAGAAGACCAGGAAGATGGACTATATTCGTTATGGGTCTCACATATTGATTGGAATTCGAGGACCGAGAGAGGATGCAGTGGAATTGAGGAAGGCTCTGATTGAATTCTGCGAGATCACTTATGGGTTGAGGTTAGAGAATTCAGAGACAGAGATTGAGCACATTACTAGGGGGATTGAGTTCTTGGATCATGTGATTTGTCGGAGGGTGATACACCCTACGTTGCGGTATACGGCCACAGGTGGAAATATCATAAGCCAGAAAGGTGTTGGCACACTGCTCTCCATCACTGCAAGCATGCAACAGTGCATCAGAAAGTTTAGACGACTTGAGCTTGTCAAGGGGGATAAGGATCCTGAGCCATTGCCCTGCACGCCAATGCTGTATTCTGGTCAGGCACACACCAACTCTCAGATGAACAAGTTCCTTGAGACAATGGCGGATTGGTACAAATATGCAGACAACCGAAAGAAGGTTGTTGGGTTTTGTGGTTATGTCATTAGGAGTTCCTTGGCTAAACTGTATGCTGCAAGGTATAGACTGAAGTCTCGTGCCAAGGTTTACAAGATTGCTTCACGTGATCTAAGCCATCCACTGAGAGAGAGCTCAAGGAATGATGCACCAGAGTTTTCTGATCTTCTGAGGATGGGCCTTGTTGATGCCATTGATGGTATTCAGTTCTCTCATATGTCACTGATACCATCATGCGATTACATACCATTCCCAAGGAACTGGGTACCTGATCATGAGCTGGTATTGCGTGAATATATTAAGTTGCAAGATCCAAAGTTCTTTTGTGAATTGCACAAGTCAATAAAGCAGCAAGAATTAAGTTCACCACAAGATGATATTTCTAAGGTTGTTTGGGATTACAAGGTTTTTGGAGTTTGGA comes from the Musa acuminata AAA Group cultivar baxijiao chromosome BXJ1-10, Cavendish_Baxijiao_AAA, whole genome shotgun sequence genome and includes:
- the LOC103969419 gene encoding nuclear intron maturase 1, mitochondrial codes for the protein MPCPTPISLFFLLRHHRTSSLLLLLSPRSTSTLAHNRHPCPPSSSSDVDLLRKQEEQRQALQNPYDLMKEDPIQVCSDLWVRCFGRPADAPPLPNLTGFLKKFDLWVLAYQRACAHHTGSFPPRGAIHLPHLRSLLALQVSVLASPRRPHPWGASTHLLLRSPVDPPSTRPISRRKFQALLDAAPPPFQDRVLQELLLLLLEPAFEPRFSPKSHAFRPGRSPHTVLRTLRSHFAGYLWFLKADLSSVADGLGTDVILRCVERGVSDRKVLSLIKSALRTPVKAGSLPRDQEVDRLTKKRMKRKMLRKRRKKKVLNENEPKPDPYWLRTFFGFAPREATWVPNYGHCGILSPLLANICLSELDYWMEERIAKYFRASKLDSIWKESINDGSHNPAWPEFVPSSGNEKTRKMDYIRYGSHILIGIRGPREDAVELRKALIEFCEITYGLRLENSETEIEHITRGIEFLDHVICRRVIHPTLRYTATGGNIISQKGVGTLLSITASMQQCIRKFRRLELVKGDKDPEPLPCTPMLYSGQAHTNSQMNKFLETMADWYKYADNRKKVVGFCGYVIRSSLAKLYAARYRLKSRAKVYKIASRDLSHPLRESSRNDAPEFSDLLRMGLVDAIDGIQFSHMSLIPSCDYIPFPRNWVPDHELVLREYIKLQDPKFFCELHKSIKQQELSSPQDDISKVVWDYKVFGVWSKSQRTTKEQGKLEEGANACRVSCAG